Proteins found in one Desulfomonilia bacterium genomic segment:
- a CDS encoding Zn-ribbon domain-containing OB-fold protein, which translates to MKEYKTISNTMTLPHKYGAGPVITKFYDGLRQGKILANTCPHCKKTYVPARSFCPGCLAKMDKWVELSGKGEVVSWAYTDKPFFGSPCEPPFITALIRLAGTDCDFLHLIGGADLKTLSRKLKKGLKVKAVFSDDKKGHMLDIKYFEPVR; encoded by the coding sequence ATGAAAGAATATAAAACAATTTCGAATACGATGACGCTGCCCCATAAATACGGGGCAGGGCCTGTCATAACAAAATTTTATGACGGTCTGAGGCAGGGGAAAATTCTTGCGAACACATGCCCTCATTGCAAGAAAACATATGTTCCGGCCCGTTCGTTCTGTCCGGGATGCCTTGCCAAGATGGACAAATGGGTCGAGCTTTCGGGCAAGGGCGAGGTTGTTTCCTGGGCTTATACTGATAAACCCTTTTTCGGCTCGCCGTGTGAACCTCCTTTCATAACGGCACTGATAAGACTTGCGGGGACCGACTGTGATTTCCTGCACCTGATCGGCGGCGCGGATCTGAAGACTCTGTCCAGAAAGCTCAAAAAAGGCCTCAAGGTCAAAGCCGTTTTCAGTGATGATAAAAAAGGCCATATGCTCGACATCAAATACTTCGAGCCGGTACGTTAG